The genomic segment ACAACTGGGTGCCGTTGCGTGGCCTTGTTGTCAACGTGATGGCCATGCCCACCGTCAGCCTCTACAACCGTGTGAAGGCCTACAAATACGAGACCAACTACGACCTGTCGCCAAAAGAGTCTGTTGACAACTACGGCGACTGGAACAAAGAGACAAAGACATGGGCCAACGGCAAGACCCACAAGCCCATTTTGATGATTGACACGCCGAACCCTCAGTTTGACTATTGGGATGTGGAGCCAGAGGTGAACCACAGCATGTTCCGACTGAACCTCGACCTGCGACTCGGCATAGCCTATAACTGGCGCAACTACTTCGTTGGCGCACAGGCGCAGTACAACAACTTCAACTATAAGAACGACCATGGCAAGATCAACATCTATGATGCCTATGCCCGCCTGTCGTTTGGCGTTAGACTATAGAAAAAAAAAGAAATTCTGGACGGCGTCACTTTTTGCGTTTTTGATTTGTGTATTTTCAATTATATGATTACCTTTGCAGCCAAACAACCTATAGACACAATAATTTTAAAATTCAGATGAACCCTATTACAGAGAAAGAAGGCATCACCGATGCCAGAAAACTGGGGCTGCCCAAGTATGTCATCCTGGGTGTCCAGCATTTGTTTGCCATGTTTGGTGCCACCGTGCTGGTGCCCGTGTTAACAGGTCTTTCCGTGTCGTCAACGCTGCTGTTTGCAGGTATCGGCACCTTAGTCTTTCACTTTGTCAGCAAGTTGCAGGTGCCCGCCTTCCTGGGTTCCTCATTTGCCTTCCTGGGCGGCTATATGTCGGTCAAGGCATTGGGCGTGGAGCAGGGCATGAGCGAGACGCTGGCCCTGGACTATGCCTGCATCGGCGTGTTCTTTGCAGGACTCTGCTATTTCGTGATGGCAGGCCTCATCAAGTCGTTTGGCATTGAAAAGATGCTACGCTTCTTCCCTCCACTCGTCACTGGTCCTATGATTATTGCCATTGGTCTGGTACTCTCAGGCAGTGCCATTCAGAACTGCACCACCAACTGGCCCCTGGCCATCGTGGCACTGGCCACAGTGATCCTGTCAAGTGTGTGTGGTAAGGGCATCATCAAGATTATCCCCATCCTGCTGGGTGTGGTGGTGAGCTATCTGACGGCCGTGGCCATGGGCGAGGTTGACTTCTCGTCGCTGAGCGAGGCCGACTGGATTGGACTGCCGTTCAGCAGAGAGCAGACGGCGCTGGCCGTGTTCGACAATCTGGACACCACATTCCTCATCTCTACCATCATCGCCATCATGCCCATCGCCATTGCCACCATCATGGAGCACATCGGCGATATGTGTGCCATCTCATCTACCGTGGGCAAGGACTTCCTCAAGGAGCCTGGCTTGCATCGCACCCTGATGGGCGACGGACTGGCCACTGCGCTGGCATCACTCTTTGGCGCCCCTGCCAACACCACCTATGGCGAGAACACTGGTGTGCTGAACCTCACCAAGGTGTTCGACCCTGCCGTCATCCGACTGGCAGCCTGCTTCGCCATCCTGCTGTCGTTCTGTCCTAAGTTTGCCTGCCTCATCGGCCTGATGCCTGCTGCCACCATTGGTGGGGTGAGTCTGATTCTCTATGGCATGATCTCGGCTGTGGGTGTGCGCAATCTGGTGGAGGACAGTGTCGACTTCAACTCATCGCGCAACGTGTTTGTGGCAGCCCTGATTCTGGTCATCGCCATTGGCGTGAAGTATGGTGCCGACGACAACGTGAACATCGGCCCCATCCATTTCTCAGGCCTGGCCCTTTCAGCCATCGTTGGTGTCACACTCAATGCCGTCCTGCCTGGTAAGTTGGGCATGAAGGTTAAGAGTGTTCATGGCAAGGAGAAAAAGGAACATCAGTAGTTTTTGAATCATCCATTCATCACATAATCATGCAGAATATCCCATATCCATGGTGTATTCTGCTTTTTTTTGTACTTTTGCAGCGACAAAACAAACGTGTAGACGAAAAAGACGTTGAAGCAAAAGAAAAAATGAAAGTATTAGTTAAAAAGATGATTTTCAGGTTAACGGCTGCAGTGGCGGCCGTAGCACCACTTCCAGGCATGACTCAGGAGGCGTCAGACATTGCACGCGAGAAAGACCTGCAGGAAGTGACCATC from the Prevotella sp. E15-22 genome contains:
- a CDS encoding uracil-xanthine permease family protein, translated to MNPITEKEGITDARKLGLPKYVILGVQHLFAMFGATVLVPVLTGLSVSSTLLFAGIGTLVFHFVSKLQVPAFLGSSFAFLGGYMSVKALGVEQGMSETLALDYACIGVFFAGLCYFVMAGLIKSFGIEKMLRFFPPLVTGPMIIAIGLVLSGSAIQNCTTNWPLAIVALATVILSSVCGKGIIKIIPILLGVVVSYLTAVAMGEVDFSSLSEADWIGLPFSREQTALAVFDNLDTTFLISTIIAIMPIAIATIMEHIGDMCAISSTVGKDFLKEPGLHRTLMGDGLATALASLFGAPANTTYGENTGVLNLTKVFDPAVIRLAACFAILLSFCPKFACLIGLMPAATIGGVSLILYGMISAVGVRNLVEDSVDFNSSRNVFVAALILVIAIGVKYGADDNVNIGPIHFSGLALSAIVGVTLNAVLPGKLGMKVKSVHGKEKKEHQ